The following are from one region of the Venenivibrio stagnispumantis genome:
- a CDS encoding transposase, which translates to MKRKVSKHKILKIASKYLNELHNIITEKEKKRGRPKKYDDKIIIFALILKVLKDLSFRELEEELRELKYFNEIPDFSTMHYRINKLQIENLNELVERIAKDIMKEMKNKEFYCVIADGTGFGYADTYKLSWKRGKELRKVKSHVKTEILIGIVKGIKVVIGVNTG; encoded by the coding sequence ATGAAAAGAAAAGTTTCTAAGCATAAAATTTTAAAAATAGCATCTAAATATTTAAATGAACTACATAATATAATAACTGAAAAAGAAAAAAAGAGAGGAAGACCTAAAAAATATGACGATAAAATTATTATATTCGCCCTAATTCTAAAAGTCCTTAAAGATTTATCTTTTAGAGAGCTGGAAGAAGAATTAAGAGAATTAAAATATTTCAATGAAATACCAGATTTCTCTACAATGCATTACAGAATAAATAAACTCCAAATTGAAAATTTAAATGAACTCGTAGAAAGAATAGCAAAAGATATAATGAAAGAGATGAAAAATAAAGAGTTTTATTGCGTAATAGCAGATGGAACCGGATTTGGATATGCAGACACATACAAGCTTTCATGGAAAAGAGGAAAAGAATTAAGAAAAGTAAAATCGCATGTAAAAACAGAGATATTAATAGGAATAGTAAAAGGGATAAAGGTAGTTATAGGAGTAAATACCGGAAA
- the cmr6 gene encoding type III-B CRISPR module RAMP protein Cmr6: MINIRLVSPIPMDTNEVLKAHNWKIDNISLLLNKYLDFFLEKEDKKELLEIAFPKNLAFSLVLKDDEVFKVGMNKLIEIKYKGYEISKEKLDGKFFTELLNCNKRKTKNNSDKYEEVSFSIKLQGRSIHEYNEKKGNENKNKENCELINRFLKLRNKFETNRNYLLKEIKEGRIKEVISKINERQENISDCSFSFKTSSRLVVGLGSGSVLEVSIKLHHVYGVPYIPSSAVKGVLRAYKIWELANWDSYKFFVLEKLIESYKEDKFDKVKEDFLKKIKGNKFNEEFKEIKNDLSKEDLDKINNDLIEFINSIEEEKIKKLVDIFGNQEYKGKLIFLDAYPKEFKGFDIDIMNVHFPDYYQNNEPPADWQQPNPITFLAIPEGTTFRFYFKNTHIYGGNLKEDLRKAFRYIGLGAKTAIGYGFLE, from the coding sequence ATGATAAATATAAGATTAGTTTCACCTATACCAATGGATACAAACGAAGTTTTAAAAGCTCATAATTGGAAAATTGACAATATATCTCTTTTATTAAACAAATATTTGGATTTTTTCCTTGAGAAAGAAGATAAAAAAGAACTTTTAGAGATAGCATTTCCAAAAAACTTAGCTTTTTCTTTAGTTTTAAAAGATGATGAAGTATTTAAAGTTGGCATGAATAAACTTATAGAAATTAAATATAAAGGTTATGAAATAAGTAAAGAAAAATTAGACGGAAAATTTTTTACCGAATTACTTAACTGTAATAAAAGAAAAACGAAAAATAATTCAGATAAATATGAAGAAGTATCTTTTTCTATAAAATTACAAGGCAGAAGTATACATGAATATAATGAAAAAAAAGGAAATGAGAACAAAAATAAAGAAAATTGCGAATTAATTAATAGATTTCTAAAATTAAGAAATAAATTTGAAACCAACAGAAATTATCTATTAAAAGAAATCAAAGAGGGAAGAATAAAAGAAGTTATAAGTAAGATTAATGAAAGACAGGAAAACATTTCTGATTGTAGTTTTTCCTTTAAAACATCTTCAAGGCTTGTGGTTGGACTCGGGAGTGGCTCTGTTTTAGAAGTTTCTATAAAACTTCATCATGTTTATGGAGTTCCTTATATTCCATCATCTGCCGTAAAAGGAGTTTTGAGAGCATATAAAATTTGGGAACTGGCAAATTGGGATAGCTATAAATTTTTTGTTTTAGAAAAATTGATAGAAAGCTATAAAGAAGATAAATTTGATAAGGTTAAAGAAGATTTTTTAAAAAAGATAAAAGGCAATAAGTTTAATGAAGAATTTAAAGAAATAAAAAATGATTTATCAAAAGAAGATTTAGATAAAATAAATAATGATTTAATAGAGTTTATAAATTCCATTGAAGAAGAAAAAATTAAAAAATTAGTTGATATATTCGGAAATCAAGAATATAAAGGAAAACTTATCTTTTTAGATGCTTATCCAAAAGAGTTTAAAGGATTTGATATTGATATTATGAATGTTCATTTTCCGGATTATTATCAAAATAATGAGCCACCGGCAGATTGGCAACAACCAAATCCGATAACATTTTTAGCTATACCGGAAGGCACTACATTTAGATTTTATTTTAAAAATACCCATATATACGGAGGAAATTTAAAAGAAGATTTAAGAAAAGCATTTAGATACATAGGATTAGGAGCAAAAACTGCCATAGGATATGGATTTTTGGAGTAA
- the cmr5 gene encoding type III-B CRISPR module-associated protein Cmr5: MGKTLEQKRAEYSYECVNSIKDLELAEKFKSLVKKAPTLILTNGFGNTMAFLFSKGNPEHLMLAYIIGRYLFEENEYTKNIFGEKDIYKGNRNDFFDFYKKLNELKKIQDEYRNLIKSKKNKEGENKKNEFNELFRKLRDNYNRYLNYNLKEKSIDEFNIQAYFQFLSLELQDSIFRNLVFTETYKYILTTEETLRFLNWLKRFVDAMIEDKKGNEG; encoded by the coding sequence ATGGGAAAAACTCTTGAACAAAAAAGAGCAGAATATAGTTATGAATGTGTAAATTCTATAAAAGATTTAGAGTTAGCAGAAAAATTTAAATCCTTAGTAAAAAAAGCACCTACTTTAATATTAACAAATGGTTTTGGAAATACAATGGCTTTTTTATTTTCAAAAGGCAATCCTGAGCATTTGATGTTGGCTTATATTATTGGAAGATATTTATTTGAAGAAAATGAATATACTAAAAACATTTTTGGAGAAAAAGATATTTATAAGGGCAATAGAAATGACTTTTTTGATTTTTATAAAAAATTAAACGAATTAAAAAAGATTCAAGATGAGTATAGAAATTTGATTAAATCAAAGAAAAATAAAGAAGGAGAAAATAAAAAAAATGAATTTAATGAGCTATTTAGAAAGCTTAGAGATAACTACAACAGATATTTGAATTATAATCTAAAAGAGAAAAGTATAGATGAGTTTAATATACAGGCTTATTTTCAATTTTTGAGTTTAGAATTACAAGATTCAATTTTTAGAAATTTAGTTTTTACGGAAACTTATAAATATATATTAACCACAGAAGAAACATTAAGATTTTTAAACTGGCTTAAAAGGTTTGTTGATGCAATGATAGAAGATAAAAAAGGTAATGAGGGGTAA
- the cmr4 gene encoding type III-B CRISPR module RAMP protein Cmr4: MDKNAVFYHCHTPLHVGSGTTLDIIDLPIQREAHTDFPVIPSSSIKGVIRADYGKTIFGNVEIPDKPSDNLTPEQKEFFEIFGYGEQEGDVIFTDAKILFFPVKSVRGIFAWITCPMVIERYKRDTGKGLDLNIELKDEETIAGEEIVINNQFLVLEEISFTQKSNEQDKIEKLYNALPENLKKEIEKEKIAIISDDRFRYFVKNHTEVNARIRIDQTKGTVSDKALWYEELVPAETIFYNLIFSRTGNEKRLGKITSFIEDKIFQFGGDETLGRGFTKLHIGG, encoded by the coding sequence ATGGATAAAAATGCAGTATTTTATCATTGTCATACGCCACTTCATGTTGGAAGTGGAACAACCTTAGACATTATAGATTTACCGATACAAAGAGAAGCCCACACGGATTTTCCGGTTATTCCTTCTTCTTCTATAAAAGGAGTAATAAGAGCTGATTATGGAAAAACTATTTTTGGGAATGTAGAAATTCCTGACAAACCATCAGACAATCTAACACCAGAACAGAAAGAGTTTTTTGAAATTTTCGGATATGGAGAGCAAGAAGGAGATGTAATTTTTACAGATGCTAAGATTTTATTCTTTCCGGTAAAATCTGTAAGAGGCATTTTTGCATGGATAACCTGCCCTATGGTAATAGAAAGATATAAAAGAGATACCGGTAAAGGTTTAGATTTAAATATAGAGCTTAAAGATGAAGAAACAATTGCCGGTGAAGAAATAGTTATAAATAATCAATTCTTAGTTTTAGAAGAAATATCTTTTACTCAAAAGTCTAACGAACAAGATAAGATTGAAAAACTATATAATGCTCTTCCTGAAAATTTGAAAAAAGAGATAGAAAAAGAAAAAATAGCTATCATTTCAGATGATAGATTTAGATATTTTGTAAAAAATCATACAGAAGTAAATGCAAGAATAAGGATAGACCAGACAAAAGGTACAGTTTCAGACAAAGCTTTATGGTATGAGGAACTTGTTCCGGCTGAAACAATTTTTTATAACTTAATCTTTTCAAGAACAGGTAATGAAAAGAGATTAGGAAAAATAACATCTTTTATAGAAGATAAAATTTTCCAATTTGGTGGAGATGAAACCTTAGGAAGAGGTTTCACAAAACTTCATATCGGAGGATAA
- a CDS encoding type III-B CRISPR module-associated Cmr3 family protein produces the protein MIKIMPIDVLIFGNGKPFNAGEDNFKSGNFFLNPVPILSALNKKTGKNLNISFISYIEENKFFFKTPADIKLYEKEIIIPRLNYTKEIFSNIYDLEYTLDYEIKEKLKNPQPYISEDGLKNYLKSEKLEEKDFKNLYETELRAGISLERKTRTTKEGYLYFQDFLRFYEDVNIAVETEDNIQLDYITVGGESKSAKIQNLDIDIKERFKDIKEEIKKSVKEDKFFKIVLLTPTNGIPYIEGAKLLIQQIESIISYSGWINLHNQNKSFPTRIFRLIPEGSVFYYKLEDENKLDEIFDRFWLKPSFLINEYPYFDVKNPAGFGLSIIGKVGGRKNG, from the coding sequence ATGATAAAGATAATGCCAATTGATGTTTTAATTTTCGGAAATGGTAAACCGTTTAATGCCGGTGAAGATAATTTTAAATCCGGTAATTTTTTCTTAAATCCTGTGCCAATTTTATCTGCTTTAAACAAAAAAACCGGTAAAAATCTAAATATCAGTTTTATATCATATATTGAAGAAAATAAATTCTTCTTTAAAACACCGGCAGATATAAAGTTATATGAAAAAGAAATAATAATACCAAGATTAAATTATACAAAAGAAATTTTTTCAAATATATATGATTTAGAATATACCCTTGATTATGAAATAAAAGAAAAATTAAAAAATCCTCAGCCTTATATTTCAGAAGACGGATTAAAAAATTATCTAAAATCAGAAAAATTAGAAGAGAAAGATTTTAAAAATCTATATGAAACAGAACTGAGAGCCGGTATATCCTTAGAAAGAAAAACAAGAACAACAAAAGAAGGATATTTATATTTCCAAGATTTTTTAAGATTTTATGAAGATGTAAATATAGCAGTTGAAACAGAAGATAATATACAGCTTGATTATATAACCGTAGGAGGAGAATCAAAATCTGCAAAAATACAAAATTTAGATATTGATATAAAAGAAAGATTTAAAGATATAAAAGAAGAGATTAAAAAATCAGTTAAAGAAGATAAATTTTTTAAAATTGTCCTTCTAACTCCAACAAATGGAATTCCTTATATAGAAGGTGCAAAATTATTAATACAACAAATAGAAAGTATTATATCTTATTCCGGTTGGATTAATTTACACAATCAAAACAAATCTTTTCCTACAAGAATTTTTAGACTTATACCGGAAGGTTCTGTATTTTATTATAAACTTGAAGATGAAAATAAATTAGATGAAATCTTTGACAGATTTTGGTTAAAACCATCATTTTTAATAAATGAATATCCTTATTTTGATGTAAAAAATCCAGCAGGTTTTGGATTATCAATAATAGGAAAAGTAGGAGGAAGAAAAAATGGATAA
- the cas10 gene encoding type III-B CRISPR-associated protein Cas10/Cmr2 — protein MAERYLCKITIPSVQKLITYSKKTIDLWAGSFIVNHIMKEILKNIKEKYNPEFIFPDENLLDSNSEIADITNISIFFIDLEKEKIKEFIENTENLFREILIKNLLNFEEDIADENIKNLAEKQIENALNIIIALKKYESDYIQTLEELDKYIATLKGFKYKEPKYIEGFKVVDLEIEKNIFEHPDYKVFMNTIYELKPEVIRGAYKCSVCGERIILGATSTDYRGEKFWENLKKKYKIKIGEKERLCGFCLGKRLFRDKVYKKREKVPSISDISMIPVKKKIKENNLEREILNIFKEIESLKDERDLEKIDGEYLMPTFWENEKNWKTIEEDSQKAEQVRERLNEFYKKYEKSEKYKIKPIYHYAIILMDGDNMGKKLGILKDYKIQKELSKTLSGFSKEVKNIVNKNNGYLVYAGGDDVLALLPVDTALRCAKEIRDKFEDKTKAFYEEHIKPQYSDNMEYKFTMSAGVVFAHHRLPLNYVLEQVRQCETEAKNKGKNRVCIKYIKHSYSYAQITKEWDKIEEITKFLKTNIPRTMAYQYQDLVKDLNPEKELFKTIADYLMKKKDIKDDIKNTIKNIVDFNEKDDFSSVLKILKFLNENSLEVKDDKDNAN, from the coding sequence ATGGCTGAGAGATATTTATGTAAAATAACAATACCATCAGTGCAAAAACTTATAACATATTCTAAAAAAACGATTGATTTATGGGCAGGAAGTTTTATTGTAAATCATATTATGAAAGAAATCTTAAAAAATATAAAAGAAAAATACAATCCGGAATTTATTTTTCCGGATGAAAATCTTTTAGACTCAAACTCAGAAATTGCTGACATAACAAATATATCAATCTTTTTTATAGATTTAGAAAAAGAAAAAATAAAAGAATTTATAGAGAATACAGAAAATCTTTTTAGAGAAATTTTAATTAAAAATTTATTAAATTTTGAAGAAGATATTGCAGATGAAAATATTAAAAATTTAGCAGAAAAACAGATAGAGAATGCATTAAATATAATTATTGCATTAAAAAAATATGAAAGCGATTATATTCAGACATTAGAAGAACTTGATAAATATATTGCAACATTAAAAGGTTTTAAATATAAAGAACCTAAATATATTGAAGGATTTAAAGTTGTTGATTTAGAAATTGAGAAAAACATTTTTGAACATCCGGATTATAAAGTTTTTATGAATACCATATATGAGCTAAAACCGGAAGTTATAAGAGGTGCTTATAAATGTAGTGTTTGCGGAGAGAGAATTATCCTCGGTGCTACTTCTACCGATTACAGAGGAGAAAAATTTTGGGAAAATTTAAAGAAAAAATACAAAATAAAAATAGGTGAGAAAGAAAGATTATGTGGATTTTGTCTTGGTAAGAGATTATTTAGAGATAAAGTTTATAAAAAAAGAGAAAAAGTTCCATCTATCAGTGATATTAGTATGATACCGGTAAAAAAGAAAATCAAAGAAAACAATTTAGAAAGGGAGATTCTAAATATATTTAAAGAAATAGAATCTCTAAAAGATGAAAGAGATTTAGAAAAAATAGATGGTGAATATCTTATGCCTACTTTTTGGGAAAATGAGAAAAATTGGAAAACTATAGAAGAAGATAGTCAAAAAGCAGAACAAGTAAGAGAGAGATTAAATGAATTCTACAAAAAATATGAAAAATCTGAGAAATATAAAATAAAGCCTATTTATCATTATGCTATTATCCTTATGGATGGGGATAATATGGGTAAAAAGCTGGGAATTTTAAAAGATTATAAAATACAAAAAGAATTAAGTAAAACTCTATCTGGTTTTTCAAAAGAAGTTAAAAATATAGTAAATAAAAATAATGGTTATTTAGTTTATGCCGGTGGAGATGATGTTTTAGCATTGCTTCCGGTTGATACTGCTTTAAGATGTGCCAAAGAAATAAGAGATAAATTTGAAGATAAAACAAAGGCTTTTTATGAAGAACATATAAAACCTCAATATTCGGATAATATGGAATATAAATTCACAATGAGTGCCGGAGTTGTATTTGCCCATCACAGATTACCACTTAACTATGTTTTAGAGCAAGTTAGACAATGTGAAACAGAAGCAAAAAATAAAGGCAAAAATAGGGTTTGCATAAAATATATAAAACATTCTTACAGCTATGCGCAAATTACAAAAGAATGGGATAAAATAGAGGAAATAACTAAATTTTTAAAAACAAACATACCAAGAACTATGGCATATCAGTATCAGGATTTAGTAAAAGATTTAAATCCGGAAAAAGAACTTTTTAAAACAATTGCAGATTATTTAATGAAGAAAAAGGATATTAAAGATGATATAAAAAATACCATAAAGAATATTGTTGATTTTAATGAAAAAGATGATTTTTCTTCTGTTTTAAAAATTTTAAAATTTCTAAATGAAAACAGCTTAGAGGTTAAAGATGATAAAGATAATGCCAATTGA